The following are encoded together in the Salvelinus sp. IW2-2015 unplaced genomic scaffold, ASM291031v2 Un_scaffold4055, whole genome shotgun sequence genome:
- the npbwr2b gene encoding neuropeptides B/W receptor type 2b: MENISFANTRSGAPVVCNESMDYYYLSATNRTDLNCTPQSELYFYADLYVVLPVIYSVICAVGLTGNTAVIYVILKAPKMKTVTNMFILNLAIADDLFTLVLPINIAEHLLHYWPFGEVLCKIILSIDHYNIFSSIYFLTVMSVDRYLVVLATVRSKRMPYRTYRAAKIVSLCVWILVILIVMPFTVFAGVYISPDDSDRKSCVLSFPSPESLWFKASRIYTLILGFAIPVSTICILYTMMLYKLRNMRLNSNAKALDKAKKKVTIMVFIVLAVCLFCWTPFHLSTIVALTTDLRTTPLLIGLSYFITSLSYANSCLNPFLYAFLDDSFRKAFKKMLECRPAGM, from the coding sequence ATGGAGAATATATCTTTCGCGAACACCCGCAGCGGAGCTCCGGTTGTGTGTAACGAATCCATGGACTACTATTATCTGAGCGCGACCAACCGGACAGATCTGAACTGCACGCCGCAATCAGAGCTATACTTTTACGCTGACCTCTACGTGGTCCTGCCGGTGATATATTCGGTGATATGCGCCGTGGGGTTAACGGGGAACACGGCGGTTATCTACGTTATCCTTAAAGCGCCCAAAATGAAAACCGTGACCAATATGTTTATCCTAAACTTGGCGATAGCCGACGACTTGTTTACCCTGGTCCTACCCATTAACATCGCCGAGCACCTGCTCCACTACTGGCCCTTTGGAGAGGTGCTGTGTAAGATCATCCTGAGCATAGACCACTACAACATCTTCTCCAGTATCTACTTCCTGACGGTCATGAGTGTGGACCGTTATCTGGTCGTCCTGGCGACGGTGCGTTCCAAGCGCATGCCCTACCGTACCTACCGCGCGGCCAAGATAGTGAGCCTGTGCGTCTGGATCCTCGTGATTCTAATCGTTATGCCGTTCACGGTATTCGCTGGGGTCTACATCAGTCCGGACGACTCGGACAGGAAAAGCTGCGTCCTCAGCTTCCCGAGCCCGGAGAGTTTGTGGTTCAAGGCGAGCAGGATATACACACTGATCCTCGGCTTCGCCATCCCCGTGTCGACCATCTGTATTCTCTACACCATGATGCTGTACAAACTACGGAACATGCGCCTCAACTCCAACGCCAAGGCTCTGGACAAAGCTAAAAAGAAAGTCACTATTATGGTGTTTATAGTTCTAGCGGTGTGTCTGTTCTGTTGGACCCCGTTTCACCTCAGCACCATAGTGGCTCTCACCACCGACCTGAGGACCACTCCGCTGCTCATCGGGTTGTCCTACTTTATCACCAGCCTCAGCTACGCCAACTCTTGTCTGAACCCTTTTCTTTATGCCTTCCTGGATGACAGCTTCAGGAAAGCTTTCAAGAAGATGCTAGAATGTAGACCGGCAGGAATGTAG